The uncultured Desulfobulbus sp. genome window below encodes:
- a CDS encoding response regulator, whose amino-acid sequence MKKPLLIIEDNAQNLYMMQFLLEKSGFTILSAMDGNKGVETALCCTPLAILLDIQLPGMDGYAVATELKRHQELSEVPIIAVTSYAMVGDREQILAAGATGYIEKPINPETFVSEICSYFPPDWNTDGAL is encoded by the coding sequence ATGAAAAAACCTCTGCTTATTATTGAGGACAATGCACAGAATCTCTACATGATGCAGTTTCTTCTTGAAAAAAGCGGGTTTACTATCCTCAGCGCCATGGATGGAAACAAGGGGGTGGAGACAGCATTATGCTGCACTCCTTTGGCAATTCTTCTTGATATTCAACTCCCGGGCATGGATGGGTATGCGGTTGCCACCGAGCTTAAACGTCATCAAGAGCTGAGTGAGGTCCCTATAATCGCTGTTACCTCCTATGCCATGGTCGGTGATCGAGAACAGATTCTGGCCGCCGGTGCCACCGGGTATATTGAAAAACCGATCAATCCAGAAACCTTTGTCTCGGAAATCTGCAGTTATTTTCC
- a CDS encoding ATP-binding protein gives MIFSTVRSHHGCLPVLLLLCVFFCTGTALATEQPLVVRVGLYENPPKIFTQDGQPAGIFVDIIEEIARKEGWQLRYLSGTWAKNLDRLEHAEIDLMPDMAYSAERDRLYAFPQVPALSSWFQVYAPHGHKIHSILDLNHKRIMVLERSIQETAFERLRKGFALECELIQVGDYKSMFERVQKGEADVAVTNRFYGMMNGRAYGLEDTSVVFEPSDLYYAAAEGDPKHLLPILDRYLSQLKSNPNSLYYQSVLRWTSQKVNFHWPLWLKIGGGVGIGVLLFSLLGGVLLKYQVNVRTRELRKVNQDMEARIRERTAELATITREQISIFESAGVGIIMLRDRVIVRCNPKMTEMTGYGYDELIGMSTRMWYGSQQAFEQASYQVYAQLARGETHRRSQQVTRKDGTVFWARLSLRAFDESNPKDGAVAILEDISEERRAAETLRRAMEKAQEADRTKSAFLATMSHELRTPLNSIIGFTGILVQGLAGPLNEEQNKQLRMVQKSSRHLLSLINDVLDISKIEAGELELSLDCFELHSVLLHVLSLVRPLAEEKGLMLEFPGEQCLGSINTDKRRFEQILINLLNNAIKFTEQGSVLLTCQDQGDTVILNIKDTGIGMEKRELKRIFHPFHQVESGLARKHEGTGLGLAICQRLARQMGGAITVTSTQGQGSTFTLVLPQKGTRDPHQEEHA, from the coding sequence ATGATCTTTTCAACTGTACGTTCTCATCATGGGTGTCTGCCTGTGTTGCTTCTGCTCTGTGTGTTCTTTTGCACGGGGACAGCCTTGGCCACAGAACAACCATTGGTGGTGCGTGTCGGACTCTATGAAAACCCACCTAAAATTTTTACTCAAGATGGGCAACCTGCCGGAATTTTTGTCGATATAATCGAAGAAATTGCACGTAAAGAAGGCTGGCAGCTCAGATATCTCTCTGGCACCTGGGCCAAAAATTTAGACCGGCTCGAACACGCAGAGATAGATCTCATGCCGGATATGGCCTATTCGGCAGAACGCGATAGGCTGTACGCCTTTCCTCAGGTTCCGGCTCTTTCTTCCTGGTTTCAGGTGTATGCGCCTCATGGACACAAGATCCACTCGATCCTCGATCTGAATCACAAACGGATCATGGTGCTTGAGCGCTCAATTCAGGAAACCGCCTTTGAACGGCTGCGAAAGGGGTTTGCTCTTGAATGTGAGCTGATTCAGGTCGGGGACTATAAGTCCATGTTTGAGCGTGTTCAGAAGGGGGAGGCTGATGTCGCCGTGACCAACCGTTTTTACGGCATGATGAATGGCCGTGCCTACGGGCTGGAAGACACGAGCGTGGTTTTTGAGCCCTCGGACCTTTACTACGCCGCTGCTGAAGGGGACCCCAAGCATCTCCTACCCATTCTAGATCGCTATTTATCTCAGCTGAAATCTAATCCCAATTCCCTGTATTATCAGTCGGTTCTTCGTTGGACCTCGCAAAAGGTCAATTTTCATTGGCCTCTCTGGCTCAAAATTGGCGGTGGGGTTGGGATTGGCGTTTTACTCTTCAGTCTTTTGGGCGGCGTACTCCTCAAATACCAGGTGAACGTCCGAACCCGTGAACTGCGCAAAGTCAACCAGGATATGGAGGCGCGTATCCGTGAGCGTACGGCCGAGCTCGCCACAATCACGCGGGAGCAGATTTCCATCTTTGAATCTGCAGGGGTGGGCATCATCATGCTGCGTGATCGGGTCATTGTCCGTTGTAATCCAAAAATGACAGAGATGACGGGCTATGGCTATGATGAGCTGATCGGTATGTCCACACGCATGTGGTATGGGAGCCAACAGGCCTTTGAGCAAGCCAGTTATCAGGTCTATGCGCAGCTTGCTCGTGGTGAAACCCACCGCCGTTCCCAGCAGGTTACCCGCAAAGACGGTACGGTCTTCTGGGCTCGGTTGAGTCTCCGTGCTTTTGACGAAAGTAATCCAAAAGACGGGGCTGTGGCCATACTCGAAGATATCAGCGAAGAACGACGTGCTGCCGAAACGTTGCGCCGGGCTATGGAAAAAGCCCAGGAAGCCGATCGAACCAAATCCGCCTTTTTGGCGACCATGTCCCATGAGTTGCGCACTCCCTTAAATTCCATTATCGGCTTCACGGGTATTTTGGTCCAGGGATTGGCCGGTCCCCTGAACGAAGAGCAGAATAAGCAGCTGCGGATGGTGCAAAAAAGCTCACGGCATCTTTTGTCGCTGATTAATGATGTTTTGGATATCTCCAAAATTGAAGCTGGAGAGCTTGAACTCAGCCTTGATTGCTTTGAGCTGCATTCCGTGCTTTTGCATGTATTGAGCTTGGTTCGTCCCTTAGCCGAAGAAAAAGGGCTGATGCTTGAGTTTCCAGGAGAGCAGTGTCTGGGGAGTATCAATACTGATAAGCGACGCTTTGAACAAATCCTTATTAATCTATTGAATAATGCGATTAAATTCACGGAACAAGGATCGGTTCTTCTCACATGCCAGGACCAGGGAGACACAGTTATCCTGAACATTAAAGATACGGGTATCGGCATGGAAAAGAGGGAGCTCAAAAGGATCTTTCATCCTTTTCATCAGGTCGAATCGGGGCTTGCAAGAAAACACGAAGGAACAGGTCTTGGCCTTGCTATCTGCCAGCGTTTAGCCAGGCAGATGGGAGGGGCAATCACTGTGACCAGTACTCAAGGACAGGGATCAACATTCACCCTTGTTTTGCCTCAAAAGGGTACCCGTGACCCACATCAGGAGGAGCATGCATGA
- a CDS encoding radical SAM protein, whose translation MSTAPQARTVGFQAGERNVFFHILTACNLSCRHCYINPDQHGTATLPLETVLRWLKLFARPEQQTNLILLGGEPTMHKDLADIIRAAKSMRYAVTVDSNGYLLHNLLEQVSPQELDYLSFSLDGPDAAINDPIRGEGVFDICTQNLKKAVTLGFNTSLIYTVSGLNIDQLHRMPALLEELGVRRFFIQVIGLRGNPAQTKPEGERNWQVDPKQWLSVVPQVAADAASRGIHVTYPKVYLEPDELFQCAGMVAENFFIFPNGRVYQCPLCEDHPIHSYEIHNNQLLHRSGLNEDRFFPLTIPEGCVMNKLLQPDNIAYAKDGAPLHRISCCLLKQEMCP comes from the coding sequence ATGAGTACTGCACCTCAAGCCCGAACCGTTGGTTTTCAGGCTGGCGAGCGCAATGTTTTTTTCCATATTCTCACCGCCTGTAATCTGAGCTGCCGCCACTGTTACATTAATCCTGACCAGCATGGGACTGCGACCCTACCCCTGGAAACAGTGCTTCGTTGGCTGAAGCTCTTTGCTCGTCCAGAGCAGCAGACCAACCTGATTCTTTTGGGCGGGGAGCCGACCATGCATAAGGATCTGGCTGATATCATCAGGGCGGCTAAATCCATGCGTTATGCCGTAACCGTAGACTCCAACGGGTACCTGCTCCATAATCTGCTTGAACAGGTGAGCCCGCAGGAACTGGACTATCTCAGCTTCAGTCTTGATGGTCCCGATGCAGCAATTAATGACCCTATTCGTGGAGAGGGTGTCTTTGATATCTGCACTCAAAACCTGAAAAAGGCAGTGACGCTTGGATTCAATACCAGCCTTATTTACACAGTCTCCGGGCTCAATATCGATCAACTCCATCGTATGCCCGCACTGCTTGAAGAGTTGGGTGTTCGCCGATTTTTTATCCAGGTGATCGGGCTTAGGGGAAACCCCGCGCAAACAAAACCCGAAGGGGAGCGCAACTGGCAGGTGGATCCCAAGCAGTGGCTTTCCGTGGTCCCCCAGGTGGCAGCAGATGCGGCAAGCCGTGGTATTCACGTGACCTATCCCAAAGTGTACCTCGAGCCTGATGAGTTGTTTCAGTGCGCAGGGATGGTAGCGGAAAACTTTTTTATTTTTCCCAACGGTCGAGTGTATCAATGCCCACTCTGTGAAGACCATCCTATCCATTCCTATGAGATCCACAATAACCAGCTGCTCCACCGTTCGGGGCTCAATGAGGATCGTTTTTTTCCTCTTACAATTCCCGAGGGTTGCGTGATGAATAAACTCCTCCAGCCTGATAATATTGCCTACGCCAAAGATGGTGCTCCACTGCACCGTATTTCCTGTTGTCTGCTGAAACAGGAAATGTGTCCATGA
- a CDS encoding nucleoside deaminase: protein MTSRHEDYMDLALEEAEKALDEGEFPVGCVMVAGDRVVAKGRRQNSQEGTRNEIDHAEVLTLRRLIKEQPQLDLSQVTVYSTLEPCLMCYSTMLLSGIRTFVWAYEDVMGGGGNVPLYMLNTLYAQMKVELIDRVRRDASLRLFQQFFQSGDYWQESLLSRYTMAQSLEPNP from the coding sequence ATGACGAGCCGACATGAAGACTATATGGATCTGGCACTGGAAGAGGCTGAAAAAGCTTTAGACGAGGGGGAATTCCCCGTGGGCTGTGTTATGGTTGCCGGGGACAGGGTTGTCGCCAAAGGACGCCGGCAAAACAGTCAGGAAGGAACCCGTAACGAGATCGATCATGCGGAGGTGTTGACACTGCGGAGATTGATTAAAGAGCAACCTCAGCTGGATTTAAGTCAGGTTACCGTCTACTCGACTCTTGAGCCCTGCCTCATGTGTTATTCGACTATGCTTCTTTCTGGTATTCGCACTTTTGTCTGGGCCTATGAGGATGTCATGGGGGGAGGAGGGAATGTACCGCTTTACATGCTTAATACCCTCTACGCACAGATGAAGGTGGAGCTGATAGATCGTGTTCGCCGTGATGCGAGTCTGCGCCTGTTTCAACAGTTTTTTCAAAGCGGGGATTACTGGCAGGAAAGCCTGCTGTCCCGTTACACCATGGCCCAGAGCCTGGAGCCCAATCCATGA